A single Kwoniella bestiolae CBS 10118 chromosome 8, complete sequence DNA region contains:
- a CDS encoding homoserine O-acetyltransferase yields MPPRATIPRSIQLPTTKPTWKPPKPHLASYHPPSPSLSSSSANHFVPPTSPQLPPRRKPTFNPGGFGLQSSPRPAPSPGSWKGKQKQTSREVELEEIRKRDDEIRRDEERLEGRESGKDGKEEAEACYVPPPATLHFHSTEPLPLLYSPQPLPPFQIAYETWGQLNSARDNAILLHTGLSASSHVASRGNDVSSSTSSKPGWWEDFVGPGKSIDTDKFFVICTNALGGCFGSTGPSSPYPPGDGETRWATRFPMLSIHDMTRAQFDLLDHLGIEKLYASIGSSMGGMQSISMAYIAPERVGRVASISASGRSGLNGVGMRYAQRSVLMADPNWNRGFYYDGVPPHNGMKLARQIATITYRSGPEWEQRFGRQMLSEQEAALDSNGDPDVPRLSPDFLIETYLDHQGERFCLTYDANSMIYLSKAMDLFDMSSTALTSLAKKFNSAYPSANPFPFPSDPVGVSISSSRHTTSPESEAEKELSEKETKKKLKKFIPTSKSPHLSELSQGLKRLRDIPALVLGVQSDVLFPVEQQRELADALKLTGNQNVTYYELGGVWGHDTFLLDVQNVGGAIRGFLH; encoded by the exons ATGCCACCACGAGCGACCATCCCTCGTTCAATCCAACTACCCACTACCAAACCCACTTGGAAACCCCCCAAACCCCACCTGGCATCATaccatcccccctctccctccctctcatcctcctccgcGAACCACTTTGTCCCCCCCACTTCGCCGCAACTGCCTCCAAGGAggaaacccaccttcaacccTGGTGGGTTCGGTCTGCAATCTTCCCCTAGACCTGCTCCCTCGCCTGGGTCATGGAAGGGTAAACAGAAGCAGACTTCAcgggaggtggagttggaggagatcaggaagagggacgatgagattaggagggacgaggagaggctggaggggagggagagtgggaaggacgggaaggaggaggcggaggctTGTTATGTT CCTCCCCCAGCAACCCTCCATTTCCACTCCACTGaacccctccccctcctgtACTCGCCCCAGCCCCTACCCCCCTTCCAAATAGCCTACGAGACGTGGGGACAACTCAACTCCGCTCGAGACAACGCCATCCTCCTGCACACGGGTCTCTCAGCCTCCTCCCACGTAGCTTCAAGGGGGAACGAcgtatcttcctcaacctcctccaaaccAGGATGGTGGGAAGATTTCGTCGGTCCAGGAAAATCAATCGATACAGATAAATTCTTTGTGATTTGTACGAACGCCTTGGGGGGATGTTTCGGTTCGACCGGTCCTTCCAGCCCCTATCCACCAGGAGACGGGGAGACGAGATGGGCTACTAGGTTTCCTATGCTTTCTATACATGATATGACGAGGGCGCAGTTTGATCTGCTGGATCATCTGGGTATTGAGAAGCTTTATGCAAGTATTGGGTCTAGTATGGGAGGGATGCAGAGTATTTCTATGGCTTACATTGCGCCTGAGCGGGTGGGGAGGGTAGCGAGTATCTCGGCGAGTGGGAGGTCGGGGTTGAATGGTGTGGGTATGAGATATGCTCAGAGGAGTG TCCTCATGGCCGATCCTAATTGGAACAGAGGGTTTTACTATGATGGTGTACCTCCTCACAACGGGATGAAGCTGGCCAGGC AAATCGCTACGATCACCTACCGATCCGGACCAGAATGGGAACAGCGATTCGGTCGTCAAATGCTCTCAGAGCAAGAAGCAGCGCTGGATTCGAACGGTGATCCGGACGTACCCAGACTGAGTCCTGATTTCTTGATCGAGACGTATCTTGACCATCAG GGCGAGAGGTTCTGTCTGACATACGACGCAAACTCCATGATCTACCTCTCAAAAGCAATGGACCTATTCGACATGTCCTCCACCGCACTCACATCCTTAGCGAAGAAATTCAATTCCGCGTACCCTTCCGCCAaccctttccccttcccctcagaCCCAGTGGGAgtatccatctcatcctctcgaCATACTACGTCCCCCGAGTCAGAAGCAGAGAAGGAACTATCAGAGAAAGAAACCAAGAAGAAGCTCAAGAAATTCATCCCTACCTCTaaatcacctcatctctcGGAATTGTCCCAGGGTTTGAAGAGACTTAGGGATATCCCAGCGCTGGTGTTGGGCGTTCAGAGTGATGTCTTGTTCCCTGTTGAACAGCAACGTGAACTTGCAGATGCGCTGAAGTTGACGGGGAATCAGAATGTCACGTACTATGAGTTGGGTGGGGTTTGGGGACATGATACGTTTTTGTTGGATGTTCAAAACGTTGGTGGGGCTATAAGGGGGTTCTTGCATTGA
- a CDS encoding translation elongation factor Tu, whose product MMRNAIQSRLSSALRTTEVRAAVRPLAGPSVPLARNLVTKPLPAPRFRAVAQCPRRLPTRGYAAEAGGKFSRKKPHFNIGTIGHVDHGKTTLTAAITKYLAEQGGGKFMDYSQIDKAPEEKARGITISTAHVEYETPNRHYAHIDCPGHADYIKNMITGAAQLDGAIIVVSATDGQMPQTREHLLLARQVGIKRLVVFINKVDQVDDPEMLELVEMEMRELLSEFGFEGEETPIVMGTALAALEGKDPERGANKIKELMEKADEWLELPVRDLDKPFLMYVEDVFSISGRGTVVTGKVERGVITKGSEVEIVGMGAPLKTTLTGIEMFHKELERGEAGDNMGALLRGVKREQVRRGQVLVQPGSIKSVKKFKAQLYILTKEEGGRYTPFMANYRPQLFIRTTDVTVSLTFPDGTEGAHEKLVMPGDNVEMIGDLVHDIALEPGSRFTLREGGKTIGTGIVNEIYE is encoded by the exons ATGATGCGAAACGCCATTCAAAGTCGACTCTCCTCCGCTCTCAGAACTACCGAAgttcgag CTGCCGTTCGACCTTTGGCTGGACCATCGGTACCTCTCGCTCGAAACCTCGTTACCAAGCCTCTTCCCGCTCCCCGATTCAGAGCTGTAGCTCAATGTCCTAGGAGATTACCTACTAGAGGGTACGCCGCTGAGGCAGGTGGGAAATTCAGCCGAAAGAAGCCTCATTTCAA CATCGGTACCATCGGA CACGTCGATCACGGTAAAACCACCTTGACCGCCGCCATCACCAAATATTTGGCAGAGCAGGGAGGTGGAAAGTTCATGGATTACTCTCAGATCGATAAAGCCCCAGAGGAAAAGGCTCGAGGTATTACCATCTCGACAGCC CACGTCGAGTACGAAACACCTAACCGACATTACGCCCACATTGATTGTCCCGGTCACGCCGATT ACATCAAGAACATGATTACCGGTGCCGCTCAGTTGGACGGAGCTATCATCGTCGTATCAGCCACAGATGGACAGATGCCTCAGACCAGAGAACACTTGTTGCTCGCCCGACAGGTCGGTATCAAGCGATTGGTGGTATTCATCAACAAGGTCGACCAAGTTGATGATCCCGAAATGCTCGAGTTGGTAGAGATGGAAATGAGAGAGTTGCTCTCGGAATTCGGATTCGAGGGTGAAGAGACCCCCATCGTCATGGGTACTGCTTTGGCTGCTTTGGAGGGTAAGGATCCTGAGAGAGGAGCcaacaagatcaaggagttgatggagaaggcGGATGAATGGTTGGAACTTCCTGTTC GTGACCTCGACAAACCCTTCTTGATGTATGTCGAGGATGTGTTCTCCATCTCTGGTCGAGGTACCGTCGTTACTGGAAAAGTAGAACGAGGTGTCATAACCAAGGGTTCGGAAGTTGAGATTGTCGGTATGGGTGCTCCTCTCAAGACTACCCTTACTGGTAtag AAATGTTCCACAAGGAACTCGAGCGAGGTGAGGCTGGTGATAACATGGGAGCTCTCTTGCGAGGTGTCAAGAGAGAGCAAGTTAGAAGGGGTCAGGTCTTAGTTCAACCTGGATCTATCAAATCAGTCAAGAAGTTCAAGGCTCAGCTTTAT ATTCTTACcaaagaggaaggtggtcgaTACACCCCATTCATGGCCAACTACCGACCACAACTCTTCATCCGAACCACCGATGTCACCGTCTCCCTCACTTTCCCAGACGGTACTGAAGGCGCTCACGAGAAGTTGGTCATGCCAGGAGACAACGTGGAGATGATCGGTGACTTGGTACATGATATCGCTCTTGAACCCGGATCAAGATTCACATTGCGAGAAGGTGGAAAGACAATCGGTACCGGTATCGTCAACGAAATTTACGAGTAA